The Corynebacterium halotolerans YIM 70093 = DSM 44683 region ATGCACCTGCTGCCGACGGACTCCACGATGAACGACATCTACCTGGAGACCACGGCCGTCGTCATCACGTTCCTGCTGCTCGGCCGCTGGTTCGAGACGAAGGCCAAGGGCCGGTCCTCCGAGGCGCTGCGCGCGCTGCTCGACATGGGCGCCAAGGACGCCGCCGTGATCCGCGACGGCGCGGAGCACCGCGTACCGGTCAACCAGCTGAAGGTCGGGGATGTCTTCATCGTCCGCCCGGGCGAGAAGATCGCCACGGACGGCCGTGTCACCGAGGGCTCCTCGGCCATCGACGAATCGATGCTCACCGGCGAGTCCGTGCCCGTGGAGGCGACCCGGGGCTCCACGGTCACCGGTGCCACGCTGAACACCTCCGGCCGCCTGTTGGTGGAGGTTACCCGCACCGGCGCCGACACCACCCTGGCGCAGATGGCCAAGCTGGTCACCGACGCCCAGGCGAAGAAGGCACCGGTCGAGCGCCTGGTGGACCGCATCTCCCAGGTCTTCGTGCCGGCGGTCATCGCCATCTCGCTCGCCACGCTCGCGGTCCACCTGTTCACCGGCAGCGGCACCGCCCCCGCCTTCACCGCGGCCGTCGCCGTCCTGATCATCGCCTGCCCCTGCGCCCTCGGCCTGGCCACCCCCACCGCCCTGCTCGTGGGCACCGGCCGCGGCGCCCAGCTGGGCCTGCTGATCAAGGGCCCGGAGATCCTGGAGTCCACCAAGCAGGTCGACACCATCGTCATGGACAAGACCGGCACCGTCACCTCCGGCGTCATGTCCGTCGCGGGCGTCACCACCGGCGAGGGCTTCGAGCGTGACGACGTCCTGGCCAAGGCCGCGGCCGTCGAATCCGCCTCCGAGCACCCCATCGCCCGGGCCATCGTCCGCGAGGCCGAGCGCACCGTCCCGGTGCCGGCCGTGACCGGCTTCGCCAACACCGCCGGCCGGGGCGTGACGGGCACGGTCGACGGCCGGGAGGTCACCGTCGGCCGCCCGGCCGGGGATCTGCCCGTCGACCTGCAGTCCGCCTTCGACGACGCCCAGACCCGGGGAGGCACCCCGGTGGTCGTCCAGATCGACGGCCGCAACGCCGGCGTGATCGCCGTCCGCGACACCGTGAAGCCGACCTCCGCCGCCGCGGTTGCCGGTCTGAAGGAACTGGGCCTGACCCCGATGCTGCTCACGGGTGACAACGCCGGCGCCGCGAAGGCGGTGGCCACCGAGGTCGGCATCGACGCGGCACACGTCATCGCCGAGGTCATGCCGGACGACAAGGTCAGCGTCGTCGAAAAGCTCCAGAACGACGGCCGCCGCGTGGCCATGGTCGGCGACGGGGTCAACGACGCCGCCGCGCTCGCCCAGTCGGACCTGGGGCTGGCCATGGGCGCGGGCACCGATGTGGCCATCGAGGCCTCCGACATCACCCTGATGAACAACGACCTGCGTTCGACCGTCGACGCCATCCGGCTGTCCCGCCGCACACTCGGCACGATCAGGGGAAACCTGTTCTGGGCCTTCGCCTACAACGTCGCACTCATCCCGGTCGCGGCCCTCGGCCTGCTCAACCCGATGCTCGCGGGTGTCGCCATGGCCTTCTCCTCGGTCTTCGTCGTGTCCAACTCCCTGCGGCTGCGTGGCTTCCGGCCCTCCCACGCGTGATGCCCCCGCGTGATTGTGGCGCCGATTCACCGGCGATACAGTGAGCGCATCCGTTCCGCCCCCGGCACCGTGACGAGCGGTGGTCCGGGGGCGCGGCGTTTTCGTGGGCGAGGAGGTGCCGACACCGGGCCGGCACCGTGGTGAAAGGGTTGCCGCGCATGAGCGAACGACTGACCAGGAATGAACGTCTCGACCGGTTACCGGTCACAGGAAGGCACCGGCGGCTGCTGGTGGGCTCCGGCATCGGCTGGGCCCTGGACGCGATGGACGTCGGCCTGATCTCCTTCATCATGGCGGCCCTGGCCGTGCACTGGGGGCTGACCTCGACGGAGACCTCCTGGCTGGCGTCCATCGGCTTCGTGGGCATGGCCATCGGCGCGACCTTCGGCGGCCTGCTGGCCGACCGCTTCGGCCGCCGGCAGGTCTTCGCCCTCACGCTGCTGGTCTACGGTCTGGCCACCGGCGCCTCCGCCCTGGCCACCGGCCTCGGCGTGCTCATCGTGCTGCGGTTCATCATCGGCCTCGGCCTGGGCGCGGAGCTGCCGGTGGCCTCCACCCTGGTCTCCGAGTTCGCGCCGCGGCGCATCCGTGGCCGCATGGTCGTCCTGCTCGAGGCGTTCTGGGCACTCGGCTGGATCGCCGCGGCCGTGATCGGCGCCTTCGTGGTCACCGCCTCCGAGAACGGCTGGCGTTGGGCGCTGGCCCTGGGCATGATTCCCACCGTCTACGCCCTCTATGTGCGTCGCGGCCTGCCGGAGTCCGTCCGCTTCCTGGAGAAGAAGGGCCGCCACGGGGAGGCGGAGGAGGTCGTGTCCTCCTTCGAGGCGCAGGTGCCGCGCGATGAGCTGGCCCGTATCGACGCCGCGAATTCCGCGGAGGCCTCCCGCACCGGGGCCGTGGCCCGCGAAGGGCTCCCCGATGAGACCTCCATCTGGTCGAGGGCCCTGCGCGGGCGCACCGCCGCCCTGTGGATCATCTGGTTCAGTGTGAACCTCGCCTACTACGGTGCGTTCATCTGGATTCCGTCGCTGCTGGTCGGCCAGGGCTTCACCCTGGTCCAGTCCTTCACCTTCACGCTGATCATCACGCTCGCCCAGCTGCCGGGCTACGCGACGGCCGCCTGGCTCATCGAGCGGTGGGGGCGGCGCAGGACCCTGGCGGTGTTCCTCATCGGCTCGGCCGCGGCCGCCGCCTTCTACGGCACCGCGGACACCGAGACGCTGATCATCATCGCCGGCTGCCTACTGTCCTTCTTCAACCTGGGCGCCTGGGGCGCGCTCTACGCCATCGGCCCGGAGCTCTACCCCACCAATATCCGTGGCGCCGGGACCGGGGCCGCCGCCGGTTTCGGACGCCTGGCCTCCATCATCGCCCCGCTGATCGTTCCCCCGATCCTCGCGTTCGGCGGGCCGCTGGTCCTGTTCGGCCTGTTCTCCGCCGCCTTCTTCATCGCGGCGGTCGCCGCGTTCACGCTGCCCGAGCAGCGCGGAAAAATCCTCGACGCCTGAATGGTGGCGTCGAGGATTCGGCCGTGAGCCACGGGATTCCGGCCGGTGTCATCAGCGGGCGAAGGAGAACATCTCCGCCACCCGGTCGAAGATTCCGGGCTTCTTCTTCGGCGCGGTGAAGTCGTTGATGTTGCGCGGCACGTTGAGCAGGATGGTGGCGTGATCAGTGCGACGGACAGTGATCGCGTGGTTCAGAGAGGCCGTGGAAGGGTCAAAGGCGCGGCAGGTCATGTCGGGCTCCTCAATGGTGTGTGGGGGCTTATCCGTTGATCCGTGCCCGAGGGTGGGGCTCGGTGGTGATCCGGTCGTTCGTTGGCCCTGACTTTAGCCGGATTCCCCCTGCTCAGACACCATTGGTAAGCCACGCCTAAGTGAAGCAGCCCTTAAATAGGGTGACCTAAAAAGTCCGCCTTCCTCCGGTTTTGCCATGCTTTTCAGTGATACAGGTCACCAGTGCCCGATCCCCATTGAACTGTGTCACTTAATTTTTCGCCCCATTTCGGGGGTGGTTCCGATGAGGGGAAACCCCGGCGTTGACCCGGGGGAGGGCGCGCGATTGTGCGGAAGTGCGGTATAGGACCTGAGCCCGGTGCGTAGACTGAGCCCACTGATGGACTGAGCGGCACCGGCGAGGAGGAACCGGATGGTGAAACATGACTGGCTGCGCGTGGGACTCGGGATGTTCATCATCGCGTTCGGGGCGAATATCTTCGCTCCCCTGTTACCCGCCTACCGCCTCGGGGCGGGTCTCTCCCAGTCCCAGGTGACCTTCCTGCTCGCCATCTACGTCGCGGGCCTGATTCCCGCGCTGCTGATCGGTGGTCCGCTCTCCGACCTCCACGGCCGACGCGCGATCATGCGTCCGGCCCTGGTGGCGTCCGCGGTGGGCTCGCTCGTGCTCTCCGCCGGGATCACGGGATCCGTGGCGGTGCTGTCAGCGGGCCGCTTCATCGCCGGGGCGGCCATCGGGTTGGTCATGGCCGCGGGGGCGGCCTGGCTCAAGGAGTTGTCCACCGGCCCGGCCCACCTCGGGGCCCGACGGGCCACCGTCGCCCTGTCCGTCGGCTTCGGCCTGGGGCCGCTGATCAGTGGACTCATCGCGGAGCTTCTCCCCCACCCCGACCTGCTCCCCTACCTCATGCACCTGGCCCTGCTCGCGGTGATCGGCCCACTCGTGTGGACGACGCGGACGGTGGCACCGCAGTCGACGCCACGGGCCTGGTTCTCCCGGAGCGTGTTCTCGGGCCGCTTCCTGTGGACGGTGGCGGCATGGGCACCCTGGGTCTTCGGTGCCGCCAGCCTCTCGTTCGCGACCCTGCCCGCCCTGGTGGCGGATTCCGTGTCCCACCTCATCGCCTACACCGGTTTCATCGCGGCCGTCACCATGGGCACCGGCGCGTTCATCCAGCCCGTGGCCACCCGCTTCGCCCGGATCCCGCCCGCCGTCCCGGGCCTGGGCCTGACGGTGGTGGGCATGCTCGCCGCGGTGGCCGTCGCGGTCACGGAATCCGCGTGGCTGGTGGTGCCGGCTGCCGTGCTGCTCGGCGCCGGCTACGGCGTCCTGATGGTCTCGGGGCTACGGGAGGTCCAGGCGATCGCCCCGCGCTCCGAGCTGGGTGCGGCCACCGCGGTGTTCTACTCCCTGACGTATATCGGCTTCTTCGCCCCGTTCGCACTGTCCTACCTGGGGCCGCTCATCGGTTACCCCACCTGCTTCCTCATCGGGGCCGTGGTGGCGGGTCTGTCGGCCGTGCCGGTCGTCGTCACCAACGCACGGTCCACCCGCCCGGTACGGACCCCGGTCCAGTCCGCGCCCACCGGACGCCCGACCAGGATCCGGGACGGTGACTGACGGCGACCGCGCGGGCCGACGCCGGGGCGCAAGAGGTTGCGGCGTGGTCAGCCGCGCGCCATATCCACGAAGCGGGAGTAGTGCAGCTGGTGGGCGACGGAGACGGTGTCGATGGGGCCACCCCGGTGCTTGGCCAGGATAATGTCGGCCTCGCCGGCAC contains the following coding sequences:
- a CDS encoding heavy metal translocating P-type ATPase, with the protein product MTQTQPPVDLLQIDLGVTGMTCTSCSSRVQRKLNKLDGVDASVNFATESASVRYDPGKTDPDRLIEVVRGAGYDAFAMAGADDAPADTGDAGDVAPGAGDPQDQIKAAREREADELKKRLIVSAILTVPITLLSMIPALQFTNWQWAVLTMATPVFFWGGAPFHRATLTNLRHGSFTMDTLITLGTTAAYVWSLWALFLGNAGTPGMTMEMHLLPTDSTMNDIYLETTAVVITFLLLGRWFETKAKGRSSEALRALLDMGAKDAAVIRDGAEHRVPVNQLKVGDVFIVRPGEKIATDGRVTEGSSAIDESMLTGESVPVEATRGSTVTGATLNTSGRLLVEVTRTGADTTLAQMAKLVTDAQAKKAPVERLVDRISQVFVPAVIAISLATLAVHLFTGSGTAPAFTAAVAVLIIACPCALGLATPTALLVGTGRGAQLGLLIKGPEILESTKQVDTIVMDKTGTVTSGVMSVAGVTTGEGFERDDVLAKAAAVESASEHPIARAIVREAERTVPVPAVTGFANTAGRGVTGTVDGREVTVGRPAGDLPVDLQSAFDDAQTRGGTPVVVQIDGRNAGVIAVRDTVKPTSAAAVAGLKELGLTPMLLTGDNAGAAKAVATEVGIDAAHVIAEVMPDDKVSVVEKLQNDGRRVAMVGDGVNDAAALAQSDLGLAMGAGTDVAIEASDITLMNNDLRSTVDAIRLSRRTLGTIRGNLFWAFAYNVALIPVAALGLLNPMLAGVAMAFSSVFVVSNSLRLRGFRPSHA
- a CDS encoding MFS transporter; the encoded protein is MSERLTRNERLDRLPVTGRHRRLLVGSGIGWALDAMDVGLISFIMAALAVHWGLTSTETSWLASIGFVGMAIGATFGGLLADRFGRRQVFALTLLVYGLATGASALATGLGVLIVLRFIIGLGLGAELPVASTLVSEFAPRRIRGRMVVLLEAFWALGWIAAAVIGAFVVTASENGWRWALALGMIPTVYALYVRRGLPESVRFLEKKGRHGEAEEVVSSFEAQVPRDELARIDAANSAEASRTGAVAREGLPDETSIWSRALRGRTAALWIIWFSVNLAYYGAFIWIPSLLVGQGFTLVQSFTFTLIITLAQLPGYATAAWLIERWGRRRTLAVFLIGSAAAAAFYGTADTETLIIIAGCLLSFFNLGAWGALYAIGPELYPTNIRGAGTGAAAGFGRLASIIAPLIVPPILAFGGPLVLFGLFSAAFFIAAVAAFTLPEQRGKILDA
- a CDS encoding MFS transporter; translation: MVKHDWLRVGLGMFIIAFGANIFAPLLPAYRLGAGLSQSQVTFLLAIYVAGLIPALLIGGPLSDLHGRRAIMRPALVASAVGSLVLSAGITGSVAVLSAGRFIAGAAIGLVMAAGAAWLKELSTGPAHLGARRATVALSVGFGLGPLISGLIAELLPHPDLLPYLMHLALLAVIGPLVWTTRTVAPQSTPRAWFSRSVFSGRFLWTVAAWAPWVFGAASLSFATLPALVADSVSHLIAYTGFIAAVTMGTGAFIQPVATRFARIPPAVPGLGLTVVGMLAAVAVAVTESAWLVVPAAVLLGAGYGVLMVSGLREVQAIAPRSELGAATAVFYSLTYIGFFAPFALSYLGPLIGYPTCFLIGAVVAGLSAVPVVVTNARSTRPVRTPVQSAPTGRPTRIRDGD